In Bradyrhizobium sp. 200, the sequence AAGACGAAAACTATGCGCCCGACGCTGCTTTATCAGCCCGCTGGCTTTCGCATTGGGCTAGGCGGTGAGGTGGAAGTGCTCCCCAAGGCTGAGGTCGATGCCTTGATCGACCGCGTCATCCGCGAGGCGATGGACAAGGCGGGTTGGCCGATCAGGCGCTTTGAGCGGACGTTGCATTGATTACAAAACTCCAAAACGTTGGCCGCTCTTGCCCGCGCGCTGCGTAAGGTGTCGTCCGATGCGGGACGGCGTCGCGACTGCTCTATCGGTTGGCGACGCCGGTCAAGGCGCTGACCAAATACGAGAACATGCAGGACGGTCGTCGCGGCAGCGGCGATGTCGCTCGGCGACGCGCGCACCGAACCTGGGATTTTCCGCGATACTGTTGGGCAACTCCCCAACATCAAGCTTAAGCCCTTTGATGTTCACTTCGCGGCGTTAAGAGTTGGGCTCGCTCAGGCTGGAGCGAACTGCATCATGCTGCTGCCTTCAAATAAGGCATCTCATCTCCAGCTCTGGAAGAAGATATCCGAACCTGCTATGCGGCTCGCCATGGATTGCGCGCGCCGGTCGCATTTCATCATGATTTCCCCAGCTCATAACGAATTCGGTTGTGGTTACTGCAAGCGAGCGGGTGGTCCAGCGGAGCTTCAAGCCTTTTGCGAAGGTATCAACGATAAGAATAGCACCCATGAGGGAGTGAGACGAGTGTGACAAGGAGTCCTCCGTCCTCGGTGGTGCTTCTTGCTAGATAGTTGAACTACCGGACGTGCCCGCGGTTCAAGGCCTATGACGCCGATACGGACCGATATAAAAGTTCCATTTGTCTTTCCCTCGCGCCTAGCACACTGCCAAGGCAGACGACCTCGAGCAGGCGAACGGCGGGCGATGGCCTTGGCAATCAGTGAAACAGTTGTGAGCCCCGCCTGCAACAGGGACGCAAATGATCCAAATGGGCCACTCAGATCGCGCGGCTCTTGCAGCCCGGCGGACCGCAAGAGCCACTTTGCGAATACCCGCTATCCCACCTGCTCGATCGCGGCCGGCATTCTTGCCACCGACATTAGCGACCGCGCCACCTGGTTGAGAAGCTGATCCGAGTTTTCTTCTTCGGCCAGCGACTTCGACAACAGGGCGACGACCGCGCTGTGGCGCAATTGTTGAGCGAGGTTTTTCGCCGTTGTGTAGGCCGACATCTCATAATGTTCCACGCGTTGCGCGGCGCCAATCAGCGCGAGGTCGGCCGCGGCATCTTCCTTTTCCTCGCCCTCAGTCATGACCTCTTGGCCTTCCTCGACCAGCCCCATCATGCCTTTGCAAGGTTTCGCCCGGGCTGTCTTGCCAAGTAGTTCGAAGCACTTGTTGATGCGCTCGACCTGGTTTTCGGTTTCGACGAGGTGCTGCTCGAACAGCTCCCGCAGCTGGTCGAAACGCGCAGCCTGGGCCATTTTCGGCAGCGCCTTAGTGAGCTGTTTTTCCGCATGGAGAATGTCACGCAGTTCATCGATCAACAGATCGTTCAGCCCGGCCTCATCCGACGGCGGGGAACTTTCCGTGACGATCGCGGTCGCAGCGCCCGGCTCAGCCTGAATGGCCGGGGATTCCGTGAATACCCAGCCGTTACCCTCGTTCCAAGGCCCGCGGGTATCGATTTCACCATGCTCGCCGGTGCCTGTTGAATCATTGAAGAACTGGTCGACCAGCCCCGGCGTTGGTGCGATGCGGCCGATGCTGAAGGCGGGCTTGCTCATGCTTTCGAGCGCCAGCGAAAACGCCTTCATATGGGTGATTTCCCGGGTCATCAGGAACTGCAGGGCGTCCTTGGTTCCGACATCGTCGCAGAAATTGATCAGCCGCTCGTAGACGATCTTGGCTCGCGCTTCGGCCGCGATGTTGCTCCGCAGGTCGACGTCGAGTTCGCCTGTTATCTTCAGATAATCGGCCGTCCAGGCGTTGCCTTGCGAGTTGAACAGATTTACCCCGCCGCCACCGGCAATTGCGATCAGCGGATCGGCTTCAGCCGCCTGACGATCGAATTTCATAGGCTTGAGGTGCATGCGCGCCAGCGTGCCGACGATTTCAAGATGACTCAGTTCCTCGGTGCCGATGTCCATCAGCAGGTCCTTGCGGTCCGGATCCTCGCAATTGAGCCCCTGTATCGAATACTGCATCGCGGCCGCAAGTTCGCCGTTGGCGCCGCCAAACTGCTCAAGAAGCATGTTGCCAAAGCGCGGGTCGGGTTCATCGACGCGAACGGTGAACATCAGTTTCTTGACGTGATGATACATGGGAGGACCTCGAAGGTTGGGATGATGAATCCCGAACGGCACGCTCTGCGCTTTGTTCCTAAATCTGATGCAGTCGCTAGGACCGGATATCAGTGCCAAGCCGTACTGGAGGAGAGCTGGGGCTGCTGCGGCGGCGCAGGCAGCCCAAACGCGCGCACCACCCTTGAAAGATTAGCGCCGTTGCTACTCGCGCGGTCGAAGAGCGTTCCAAACGGTCTGAAGCCTCAGTGGCGCGCGTGAGGCAGCAAGAGGACGCGCAATGATCGAGGCCTCAGCGACCATTCTTGTGCTCGTTAGCGCGGGTGTCTTTTTCGCTCACGCGCTGGATGCCTATTTCAGCAATTAAGCTCGCGAGCTAAGGCGGCCCGACGCACGTCTTAACATAGAAGAAGCCGTTTGAAGGCGGGGAGCATTGAGTTCGACGGGCGCTCGATTGCCTGCCTCATACGTAACCAGTCCCAGACTGGGGCGGCGCTCGAGGTAATTAGCCCGATCGGCATCCCTGCGCAATTTCCTCCGACCAGCCAAATAGTGCCACCGAGCTGTGCGCTAAGCTCCCGAAGCATTCAGTGTTTGGTCCACATGATCACGCTTTGAGTTGCAGTCACCCTCTCCATACTAGGAAATTACGAGGTGGCGGCGCTGAGGTCGGAGCCTTTTCATCTGGAATCGCGTCGCCGCGAGCATCCATTTTTCGGAACGATTGAGCATCTTTGTTACTTAAAGGCTCAGCCGTCTTGGAGAAACCCAATGAATATGCTGCCAATTGATCGCGCGCTAAGTATCTTATCTATGGTGCCCTCGCCGACCGCTCCGAGCCGAAAGGTGTACGAGAGCGACTGTCTAAACATCTTATGAAACGGTATATCGAAGGGGAACGAGACCAGCACCGTCTGACCGTGGAAGGCCTATCATATCTGCGAACTCTCTATCGGGAAATCGATTCTCGAAATTAGGTGATATGAGCCTTTTGCGCTTCCCGCTGCTTCTTGAGTGATCGGCGCCGACTTATCTTCGCTTTCGCAACGCGCACAGCGTCACTTCTAGTGTCTCGTTTTCGGCTTGTTGGAGTTTCGGAAGGCTCCCCTGCTGTGGGCATCAGAGGCAGCGCCGGACAAATCGTCACGTACCGACCTGGCTGAATGCTCATTGGACCAACAGATTTTTTCTCCCTAATGCGCATCACAACATAACGGCTTGGCGCCAGATTTGTTTCTGCCGCCCTGCCTTCGTTGGGTGACTCCCGCCGATCAACCATAATGAGCCTCGTGTGACGTGCCTCTTTCGGTGTAATCTGCTGAGTGATTTTCATCTGGGCAGGGAAGCTGACGCTTCGCACGTGACTTAATGGCGCGTCCCGTCTCTAGTTGGGTGAACTTAGGTTCGAAAACGCACAGTGCGCCAGTAATCGCCGGGCTTTTTCATCTCCTAATTCGTCGTTGTGTAGACTAGTGCACTTACATTCGCCGATAGAACGTTTACCTTTTCTTCATCACCGCTCCGTCCACGGTAGCTAACGGTGAGTGAGAGACGATTGCGCTCCCGCCATAAAGCGAGTGGCGCATGCAGCGACACCGTTCCAAGTCCCATACGTTGAAAGAGCAGATTGAGGTCGCGAAGAAGCGCATTGAAGTCGCTGGATCGCGTTTGCCACCTGGTTTGCTCCGATCCAAACTAGAGCGAAGGATCCGGCATCTTGACGCCGCTTCCCACATGAACGACTGGCTCACGTCGCCCGGGCTTACGTCGCCCAGGTAAGACGTTGTAAGGCCGCCTCAGTCGGCGGCCTCTTTCGTTCAGCGAAGTGGCTTGAAGGGCGCAGGAGAAGACTCTGTCCCCTCCGGCGGATTAGCCGGCGGAATGATGAACTCGAATTCTTTTTTGGCCTCCAAAGCGCTCAATGAGCTTGCGCTCATATGCTTGGCTACCCGGCGACGACTCAGCTGAACGCCGTCCTTGGCCTTCAGCGCCTTTACGTTAGTAGTTTGCCGTTGCTCTCGGCGAGTGGGTGATAGACGTGGTTCACCGTACGATCGGTACAGGCTTGTTTCCGACCTCAGTGGCCTAGTTTCAAAAACGTGAGTGGCCTGTTTTGGATTACTGGCGCACAAAGTGGCATGTCAGAATCACACCACCGATCCTGTCAGTGCGAAGCCGTTTACAACCGCACCGAGTCTATGGCCCCCGGCCGCCAGATTGGCAACTTTGATGCTCCGTATGCAGCGTGACCATGGAAAGCTGGAACACGACATGGGTGCCAACCTATCGGTTGGTTGCTGGTCCCGTTAGGGACGTAGAACAAGGCTCTTAAGGCCGCCTCAGTTAGCGGCCTCTCTTCACAGGCAGCCCCAGCGCTTCTTCTGCCGTCTCACGCAATCCTCAAGGGCGCCAGTGCTATTGGAACGAACCTGAGAGTAGGTTGTTCGCTCTTCGCTGCAACACTTCTTGGATTGTCCGGGATTTTCGTGCACGCCCCATGGAGTGCATATGATGACCGCAGCCTATCTCAGGACACGCTCGCCAAGGCCCCTTGCCAATAAAGCCCGTACCATCGCCCAATCGCATCCTTATGCAGTGGCTGCGGCCGTAACTGCAGGAGCTCTGGCCATATCGGCCCTGGTGAACCGCCGCCTGGCCAGGAATGCTGAGAACGACAATCCGCCCGCTGGTCAGTTCCTGGAGGTAAACGGCGTCCGGCTCCACTACGTCGAACGTGGCTCAGGCCCGCCGCTGGTCCTGTTGCACGGCAACGGCAGCATGATCCAGGATTTCGAAACCAGCGGTTTGATCGATTTAGCCGCTAAGAATTATCGCGTCATCGTTTTCGATCGTCCTGGCTTCGGCCATAGTAACCGGCCGCGTAATGTTGTCTGGACCCCGGTAGCACAGGCTGAACTGATTAACAGCGCGCTCCATCGACTGGGCGTCTCACATGCAATAGTCCTAGGGCATTCGTGGGGTGCTTCCGTCGGAGTCGCGCTGGCGCTCAAATATCCTAAGCTGGTCCAAGGCCTGGTTCTTGCCTCGGGATATTACTATCCGACTTTGCGTCCTGACGTGGTTGCCTTATCCGCTCCCGCGATTCCTTTAGTGGGCGACGTCTTGAGGCACACCATCTCACCGATTGTAAGCCGAGTTATGTGGCCGCTCTTGATGACCAAAATCTTTGGTCCGCGGTCCGTGCCGAAGAAATTTGAGGGCTTTCCGAAAGAAATGGCCCTTCGTCCCTCACAGATTCGAGCATCAGCCGCGGAGTCGGCACTTATGATTCCTGATGCACTTTCCTACCGCGACGAATACGCAAATTTGAAGATGCCCTTGGTCATCGT encodes:
- a CDS encoding DUF892 family protein; its protein translation is MYHHVKKLMFTVRVDEPDPRFGNMLLEQFGGANGELAAAMQYSIQGLNCEDPDRKDLLMDIGTEELSHLEIVGTLARMHLKPMKFDRQAAEADPLIAIAGGGGVNLFNSQGNAWTADYLKITGELDVDLRSNIAAEARAKIVYERLINFCDDVGTKDALQFLMTREITHMKAFSLALESMSKPAFSIGRIAPTPGLVDQFFNDSTGTGEHGEIDTRGPWNEGNGWVFTESPAIQAEPGAATAIVTESSPPSDEAGLNDLLIDELRDILHAEKQLTKALPKMAQAARFDQLRELFEQHLVETENQVERINKCFELLGKTARAKPCKGMMGLVEEGQEVMTEGEEKEDAAADLALIGAAQRVEHYEMSAYTTAKNLAQQLRHSAVVALLSKSLAEEENSDQLLNQVARSLMSVARMPAAIEQVG
- a CDS encoding alpha/beta hydrolase, whose amino-acid sequence is MTAAYLRTRSPRPLANKARTIAQSHPYAVAAAVTAGALAISALVNRRLARNAENDNPPAGQFLEVNGVRLHYVERGSGPPLVLLHGNGSMIQDFETSGLIDLAAKNYRVIVFDRPGFGHSNRPRNVVWTPVAQAELINSALHRLGVSHAIVLGHSWGASVGVALALKYPKLVQGLVLASGYYYPTLRPDVVALSAPAIPLVGDVLRHTISPIVSRVMWPLLMTKIFGPRSVPKKFEGFPKEMALRPSQIRASAAESALMIPDALSYRDEYANLKMPLVIVAGDEDRLVDIGAQSARLHRDVPQSTFHRVPGTGHMIHQTATGVVMSAIDEVATAQASLG